CTAAAGTCAGGACTCAAATCAAACCACGAGTTAATTACAGATTCCATGTTGCAGTCACTCACAATTTCCGGTTCTCCGCAAGAATGCAAAAAACAGTTAAAGCGATTCTACGATGCTGGAATTACGCATCCAATCATCCAGTTTAATCCAAGTGGCGAAGTTGGAAAATCCTTTGATTTATTCACAAAGACATTCAGTGATGCATGATGAGTGTAGTAATATCTGGATATTCCACTACAAAATTCACGCTAGACCAGACCCCAATTGAAGAACTACTTGTCTCCGCAACAAAAGATCTGTTCCAAAATACAAAAAATCTATCTCAAAAAGATATTGACGCAGTCCTAGTCTCAACAAACAACAACAAAAAGTATTTGGCGCCAATATTATCGGAATTAACAGGGATTGCCCCAAAGATTGCTCAAAGCATAGAAAACATGTGCAATTCAGGCGCAAACTCGATCGTTTCAGGATACTCTTACATCGCTTCTGGAATGGCGGATGTGGTGTTAATAGTAGGAGCAGAGCAAGCGGAAAATTCCGCCCAAGTACTGGATTGGGACATGTCTCGCGGAGAGTTCACGCATCCGATATTTTGGGGGACGATGTTTGCCAAGAGCCACAAAAGAGAGTTCGGCACAACCGACGAAGAGCTGGCACATGTCTCTGCCCTAAATCACAAAAATGCACAGGACAATCCAGCCGCATACCACCCAAAAGCATACACCGTAGATGATATCATGAACTCAAAACGGCTAACGGAAGATTTGAGGTTGCTTGACTGTTCCCGTTCTTGCAGTGGAAGTTCCGCAGTCTTGCTTGTATCAGAAAAAATCGCAAAAAAGTACACAGATTCACCGGTTTTCATATCTGGAATAGGCCAGAAAACAACGTCTGCTAGTTTTACAAAAAATGATCTGACCAGGCTAGAATCTACAATAGATGCTGCAAAACAGGCATATTCAATGGCAGACATCAAGATAAACCAGATAGATGTAGCAGAAATTCATGATGCATTTTCAATCTGCGAATTAATGATCCTAGAAGATTTGGGATTTTCAT
This Nitrososphaerota archaeon DNA region includes the following protein-coding sequences:
- a CDS encoding thiolase family protein encodes the protein MMSVVISGYSTTKFTLDQTPIEELLVSATKDLFQNTKNLSQKDIDAVLVSTNNNKKYLAPILSELTGIAPKIAQSIENMCNSGANSIVSGYSYIASGMADVVLIVGAEQAENSAQVLDWDMSRGEFTHPIFWGTMFAKSHKREFGTTDEELAHVSALNHKNAQDNPAAYHPKAYTVDDIMNSKRLTEDLRLLDCSRSCSGSSAVLLVSEKIAKKYTDSPVFISGIGQKTTSASFTKNDLTRLESTIDAAKQAYSMADIKINQIDVAEIHDAFSICELMILEDLGFSSKGEAGKFVLELYKNGSKKINPRGGLIGAGHPLGATGIAQIAEITSQLQGTSKNRQVENARIGLVQNMSAAATSSTVLVMKN